A genome region from Trueperaceae bacterium includes the following:
- a CDS encoding MOSC domain-containing protein — protein MNGAANARIRAVFAGGEGLRKRALDRLDVDAGGALGDRHYGRDADRALLLVPRADYDAIAEAGIPLRDGDLGENLVVDGLPSALPAGTRLQVGDVELEVTGACTVCASLGAIDPRLPKLAYRRRGVYARVRYGGPLRPGDGVRIVGGPVHPEPVPARPADGPPPAAPDAA, from the coding sequence ATGAACGGCGCCGCGAACGCCCGCATCCGCGCGGTGTTCGCCGGTGGCGAGGGCCTGCGCAAGCGGGCCCTCGACCGCCTCGACGTCGACGCCGGCGGCGCTCTGGGCGACCGCCACTACGGCCGCGACGCCGACCGCGCCCTGCTGCTGGTGCCCCGCGCCGACTACGACGCGATCGCCGAGGCCGGCATTCCCCTCCGGGACGGCGACCTGGGGGAGAACCTCGTCGTCGACGGCCTCCCCAGCGCCCTGCCCGCCGGCACCCGCCTGCAGGTGGGCGACGTGGAGCTCGAGGTCACCGGCGCCTGCACCGTCTGCGCGTCGCTCGGCGCGATCGATCCGCGCCTCCCGAAGCTCGCCTACCGACGCCGTGGCGTGTACGCCCGCGTTCGGTATGGAGGTCCGTTGCGGCCCGGCGACGGGGTCCGTATCGTGGGCGGACCGGTTCACCCCGAGCCGGTGCCGGCCCGCCCCGCGGACGGCCCGCCCCCTGCGGCGCCCGACGCCGCATGA
- a CDS encoding molybdenum cofactor biosynthesis protein MoaE produces MSDAAPRAARRLEVVEAPLDLDVLQTAVADPRAGAIASFLGTVRSPNRGRTVHHIVYEGYDAMIRAEMERIADDAEARHGLTGVAIAHRLGRCLPGEASIAIVACSPHRDAAFDAVRELLNAAKARLPVWKHETDEEGPHWVEGQVVDTARL; encoded by the coding sequence GTGAGCGACGCCGCACCCCGCGCGGCGCGGCGCCTGGAGGTCGTCGAGGCCCCCCTCGACCTCGACGTCCTCCAAACCGCCGTCGCCGACCCCCGCGCCGGCGCGATCGCCAGCTTCCTCGGCACCGTCCGCAGCCCCAACCGCGGGCGCACCGTGCACCACATCGTCTACGAAGGCTACGACGCCATGATTCGCGCCGAAATGGAGCGGATTGCCGACGACGCGGAGGCCCGCCACGGCCTCACCGGCGTCGCGATCGCGCACCGCCTCGGGCGCTGCCTTCCGGGCGAAGCATCGATCGCGATCGTGGCCTGCAGCCCCCACCGCGACGCGGCGTTCGACGCCGTCCGCGAGCTGTTGAACGCCGCCAAGGCGCGCCTCCCCGTCTGGAAGCACGAAACCGACGAGGAGGGCCCCCACTGGGTCGAGGGGCAGGTCGTCGACACCGCACGCCTCTGA
- the moaA gene encoding GTP 3',8-cyclase MoaA, with amino-acid sequence MTKPLVDQHGRVVRDLRISVTPRCNYACFYCDPLGDGAPDPIGTISVEDVDVILTAAVELGIESVRFTGGEPLLRKELPEMVRLAKRVHGIEDVALTTNASLLARRLDGLIDAGLDRINVSLDAADAEAFREATGGGTIQQVWDGIHAAEAAGMTPIKINAVVVRDINDEQLVPLAELTRERPWHVRFIEYMHLNNADPDAYEKHFVSGKESRARIEAAFGELTPVDNDPSAPARLFRADGFAGALGFIDPVSNPFCGACSRMRVTSDAKLRPCLLTDREYSMREALNADEPLPAVIDAFLVAAHRKVASGITTPVERDRTMVAIGG; translated from the coding sequence ATGACCAAGCCTCTGGTCGATCAACACGGACGCGTCGTACGGGACCTTCGGATCTCCGTCACGCCGCGCTGCAACTACGCCTGCTTCTACTGCGATCCGCTCGGCGACGGCGCCCCCGACCCCATCGGGACCATCAGCGTCGAGGACGTCGACGTGATCCTGACCGCCGCGGTCGAGCTCGGCATCGAGTCGGTCCGCTTCACCGGCGGCGAACCGCTGCTCCGCAAGGAGCTGCCCGAGATGGTGCGCCTCGCCAAGCGGGTGCACGGCATCGAGGACGTCGCCCTCACCACCAACGCGAGCCTGCTCGCGCGCCGCTTGGACGGCCTGATCGACGCCGGCCTCGACCGCATCAACGTCAGCCTCGACGCCGCGGACGCCGAAGCGTTCCGCGAAGCGACCGGCGGCGGCACCATCCAACAGGTGTGGGACGGCATCCACGCCGCGGAAGCGGCGGGCATGACGCCCATCAAGATCAACGCCGTCGTGGTGCGCGACATCAACGACGAGCAACTCGTGCCGCTCGCGGAACTGACGCGCGAACGCCCCTGGCACGTGCGGTTCATCGAGTACATGCACCTCAACAACGCCGACCCCGACGCGTACGAGAAGCACTTCGTGTCGGGCAAGGAGAGCCGCGCGCGGATCGAGGCGGCGTTCGGGGAGCTCACCCCGGTCGACAACGACCCCTCCGCCCCCGCCCGGTTGTTCCGCGCCGACGGGTTCGCCGGTGCGCTCGGCTTCATCGATCCCGTCTCCAACCCGTTCTGCGGCGCGTGCAGCCGCATGCGGGTGACGAGCGACGCGAAGCTGCGGCCGTGCCTGCTGACCGACCGCGAGTACTCGATGCGCGAAGCGCTGAACGCCGACGAGCCGCTCCCCGCGGTGATCGACGCGTTCCTGGTCGCCGCCCACCGGAAGGTCGCGAGCGGCATCACGACCCCCGTGGAGCGCGACCGCACGATGGTCGCGATCGGCGGGTGA